GATAATCTGGCCAGATTGGGGGGTGTAAAGACCCGTAATCAGCTTGGCCAGGGTAGACTTACCGCTGCCGTTGCCCCCAATAATCATCACAATTTCGCCGGGGTAAAACGTTAAATTGACCGGCCCTACTCGAAAGGCTTTGTCATCCGTTGGGCTGGGGTATTGATGCACCACATTTTGCAGGGTCAGTTGCTGCCAATGCCGGCGTACCGGTCGGTCCAGGGTTTGGGATTCCCCCACATCCTGCAAGGACAACCCCAAGGCCGTAATTTTCTCCAGCGCCACCCCCGCCCGGCTAAACGTGGGTAGGTTGCTAATCAGGTGCTCCATCGGCAGCATGAGATAGGTAAAGACCAGCACATACCCGGAGAGGGTTTGGGGATTGAGGGTGAGCCACTTGGGCAGGCTAAACAACACAAAGCCGATGGCAAAGAAAAAAATAAATTTTCCCAGGCTGGAGGTGCTGGCAAAGTAGGTCAGGCCAATGGTGGTATAGCGGCGAAACGCTTGGGCATGGGCCGTCAGATAATGCTGGACAAAAAACTGTTGCTTGCGGTCATTTAGCTTCAGCTCTTTGATGCCCCCGGTCAAGCCCTGAAAATCCTGAAACAAGTCGTCCTGTTTCTCCCGCGCCTTGGCTAAATACTGGCTGCCCAAATGGGTCAAAAATTGGCAACTGGCAATGGCAATCGTGGTCAAAATTAACACCAAAAAAAATACCTGCCAAGACAACCACGTGATATATACCAAACTGCCCAGGACAATGGCCGCATCAATACACAAAAAAGGAATGGCAAACACCGCCTGGGCCACCGCCTGCACATCCTCCGTCAACGTCGCCAACAAGCGGGGCGTACCCAGTTGTTCCAGATGGCTAAGTTCGGCGCGCAGCATCTGCCGACTCAAGTGCAACCGCAAATCCAACACCGCCCGCTGCGATAGCCCAATCAGCATCACCTGGGACACCACACTGGTGCTCAGGGCAAGGACTGCCAAACCAACAAACAGCAGGATGACCAAAGGGGTGACCCCCTCCACCAACGCACGGCTAATGAGCGCTAACAGACCGGCACTGGCCCCCCCACTCAGAAAACCCGTACTGACGGCCAGCAGCACCAGCCACCAGGACCCCTGCAGCAGAAACAGCAGTAGTTTCACCCGCCCCTGACCCCCACCATCTGTAACCTACCTTAACAGAACTCTTAATCTAGGTTAGTAGCCTTCTCCTGCATTCTCCCATGAATGATTCGCTGGTGTATCGCCTCGTCCGGTTGCTGCGCTGGGACAAACCCACTGGACGTTTAATTCTACTGGTGCCGGCCCTGTGGTCGCTGGTGTTGGCCAGCCGGGGACGCCCCCCCGGGGATTTACTGCTGGTGGTGGTGTTAGGAGCGATAGCCACTAGTGCGGCGGGGTGTGTGGTCAACGACCTGTGGGACCGGCGTCTGGATGCCCAAGTACAGCGCACGCGACAACGACCCCTGGCTGCCGGGCAACTGTCGGTTTCCCTAGCGCTGGTCATTGCCGCCATCTTCCTGTTTGGCGCCTACCTGCTGGCGCGGTATCTGCATCCCTTGGCCTTTGGGCTGGCGGTGCTGGCGGTGCCCGTGATCCTGCTTTATCCTTCCGCGAAACGCTGGTGCCCCATTCCCCAAGTCATCCTGGCGACAGCCTGGGGCTTTGCCGTGTTGATTCCCTGGGCGGCGGTTACTGGAACCCTCACAGCGGCAACTTGGTGGTTGTGGGGAGCAGTCTGGTGCTGGACTTTAGGGTTTGACACGATTTACGCCCTGATGGACCGGGAGGATGACGAACGGGTAGGGATTCACTCCAGCGCCCGGTTCTTTGGTCGCTCCACGCCCTGGGCGGTAGGTATCCTGCTGGGATTGACCCTGGTGTTGCTGGCCCAGGTGGGACGGGTGTTGCGATTGTCTTGGCCCTATTATCTGGCCCTAGCCATCACAGCCGTTGTTTGGGCAAGACAGGTAATGCGCCTGCGTCGTTCCCAACCCCTGCCAGTCTATGCCCGCTGCTTCCAAGAGCAGGTGGCAACGGGCTTTTTGTTGCTCGTCGGTATGGTGGTCGCCCAGGTCGGATAATCAAGGAGTAGGGACGGGGTAACTATGGCAACGGGGGTCCTGGGGCCATTGATGTTTCTGGGGGCGGTGATTTTCCTGGCGACGGGGTACCCGGTGGCCTTTGCCCTGGGGGGAGTGGCCATCGCCTTTGCCCTGGTGGGGGTGGCGCTGGGGGTGTTTGATCCCCTGTTTCTCACCGCCTTGCCCTACCGCATTTTCGGGATCATGGCCAACTACACCCTACTGGCCATTCCCTACTTCATCCTGTTGGGGTCGCTGCTGGAGCAGTCGGGGGTGGCGGAACGGTTGCTCACCACCGTCGGCGGTTGGTTTGGCCGGTTGCGGGGGGGATTGGGGGTGGCGGTGGTGGTCGTAGGGGCCTTGCTAGCGGCCACGACCGGGGTGGTGGCAGCAACGGTGGTGGCCATGGGCCTGATTTCCCTGCCGGTGATGCTGCGCCATGGTTACCGCCCAGAACTGGCCACCGGGGTGATTGCCGCGTCGGGGACGTTGGGGCAAATCATTCCCCCCAGTGTGGTGCTGGTGGTGCTGGGGGATCAGTTGGGGGTGTCGGTGGGGGATTTGTTTGTGGGGTCGCTGCTGCCGGGGCTGGTGCTGACGGGGATGTATGCCCTGTATGTGCTGGCGGTGGCCCATGTGCGTCCCCAGTGGGCGCCGGCGTTGACCGATTTGCCCCCCACGCCCTGGCCAAGGGTGGTGCGGGCGGTGTTACCTCCCCTGGTGCTGGTGCTGGTGGTGCTGGGGAGTATTTTTTGGGGGATTGCCACGCCGACGGAAGCGGGGGCAGTGGGCTGTATCGGAGCGGCGCTGCTAGCCTGGACGGAAGGGAAACTGTCGTGGGCGGTCGTCTGGCGGGCCTGTGAAGCCACGGTACGCACCACCAGTCTGGTGATGATGATCCTGATCGGCTCAACGGCCTTTAGTTTGGTGTTTCGGGGGTTAGACGGGGACCAGTGGGTATCGAATTTGCTGCTGAATTTACCGGGAGGACGGGCGGGCTTTTTGCTCTTCAGTATGGGGCTGGTGTTTCTCCTGGGCTTTTTCATTGACTTTTTTGAAATTGCCTTTATTGTGGTGCCATTGCTGATTCCGGCGGCCCAGCAGTTGGGGACGGATTTGGTCTGGTTTGGGGTGTTGTTGGGAGCTAATTTACAAACGTCGTTTTTGACGCCGCCCTTTGGGTTTGCCCTGTTTTATTTAAAAAGTGTGGCGCCGCCTGAAGTCACCACCGGCCAGATTTATCGGGGCGTGGTTCCCTTTGTGGGCATGCAGTTGCTGTTGGTGGCACTGCTGATTGGGTTCCCCCAACTGGTGACGGTCGCCCTGCGCTAGAGGGCTAGGTGCTGCATGGCTGTCTGCACGTCCTTGTCCCCCCGACCGGAGCAATTAACGACAATGCGGGTGCCCGGAGGACATTGGGGCGCCAGGTAGTCCAGATAGGCCAGGGCGTGGGCCGTCTCTAGCGCTGGGATGATGCCTTCGAGTTGACTGAGCCGTTGAAAAGCGGCCAGGGCTTCGGCATCGGTAACGCTGACGTAGGTGGCCCGCCCGATGTCTTTGAGGTAGCTGTGCTCCGGACCCACGCCGGGGTAATCCAGGCCAGCACTGATGGAATGGGCTTCCAACACCTGGCCCTGGTCGTCCTGGAGTAAATAACTCATGGCGCCGTGGAGAACCCCAACACGTCCCTGGGTCAAAGTCGCCGCGTGCCTACCGGTGTGAATCCCTTCGCCGGCCGCCTCCACCCCAATCAATTGCACCGTTGGCTCATCCACAAAGGCGTAGAACAGGCCCATGGCATTAGAGCCGCCCCCCACACAAGCCAGCAGAATGTCCGGCAGCCCTCCCCACAGTTCCTGACACTGGGCGCGGGTTTCTTGCCCAATCACGCCCTGGAAATCCCGCACGATCATGGGATAGGGATGGGGCCCCGCCACCGACCCC
Above is a genomic segment from Gloeomargarita sp. SRBZ-1_bins_9 containing:
- a CDS encoding TRAP transporter large permease subunit → MATGVLGPLMFLGAVIFLATGYPVAFALGGVAIAFALVGVALGVFDPLFLTALPYRIFGIMANYTLLAIPYFILLGSLLEQSGVAERLLTTVGGWFGRLRGGLGVAVVVVGALLAATTGVVAATVVAMGLISLPVMLRHGYRPELATGVIAASGTLGQIIPPSVVLVVLGDQLGVSVGDLFVGSLLPGLVLTGMYALYVLAVAHVRPQWAPALTDLPPTPWPRVVRAVLPPLVLVLVVLGSIFWGIATPTEAGAVGCIGAALLAWTEGKLSWAVVWRACEATVRTTSLVMMILIGSTAFSLVFRGLDGDQWVSNLLLNLPGGRAGFLLFSMGLVFLLGFFIDFFEIAFIVVPLLIPAAQQLGTDLVWFGVLLGANLQTSFLTPPFGFALFYLKSVAPPEVTTGQIYRGVVPFVGMQLLLVALLIGFPQLVTVALR
- a CDS encoding 4-hydroxybenzoate solanesyltransferase, with protein sequence MNDSLVYRLVRLLRWDKPTGRLILLVPALWSLVLASRGRPPGDLLLVVVLGAIATSAAGCVVNDLWDRRLDAQVQRTRQRPLAAGQLSVSLALVIAAIFLFGAYLLARYLHPLAFGLAVLAVPVILLYPSAKRWCPIPQVILATAWGFAVLIPWAAVTGTLTAATWWLWGAVWCWTLGFDTIYALMDREDDERVGIHSSARFFGRSTPWAVGILLGLTLVLLAQVGRVLRLSWPYYLALAITAVVWARQVMRLRRSQPLPVYARCFQEQVATGFLLLVGMVVAQVG
- the trpB gene encoding tryptophan synthase subunit beta, which encodes MGIAAQVPDALGRFGRFGGKYVPETLMPALAELEQVYAQCQRDPAFHQELQHLYRTYVGRPTPLYYAERLSQHYRRPDGSHPLIYLKREDLNHTGAHKINNALGQVLLAQRMGKRRIIAETGAGQHGVATATVCARFGLECVIYMGVQDMERQALNVFRMRLLGAQVQPVASGTGTLKDATSEAIRDWVTNVETTHYILGSVAGPHPYPMIVRDFQGVIGQETRAQCQELWGGLPDILLACVGGGSNAMGLFYAFVDEPTVQLIGVEAAGEGIHTGRHAATLTQGRVGVLHGAMSYLLQDDQGQVLEAHSISAGLDYPGVGPEHSYLKDIGRATYVSVTDAEALAAFQRLSQLEGIIPALETAHALAYLDYLAPQCPPGTRIVVNCSGRGDKDVQTAMQHLAL
- a CDS encoding ABC transporter transmembrane domain-containing protein; its protein translation is MKLLLFLLQGSWWLVLLAVSTGFLSGGASAGLLALISRALVEGVTPLVILLFVGLAVLALSTSVVSQVMLIGLSQRAVLDLRLHLSRQMLRAELSHLEQLGTPRLLATLTEDVQAVAQAVFAIPFLCIDAAIVLGSLVYITWLSWQVFFLVLILTTIAIASCQFLTHLGSQYLAKAREKQDDLFQDFQGLTGGIKELKLNDRKQQFFVQHYLTAHAQAFRRYTTIGLTYFASTSSLGKFIFFFAIGFVLFSLPKWLTLNPQTLSGYVLVFTYLMLPMEHLISNLPTFSRAGVALEKITALGLSLQDVGESQTLDRPVRRHWQQLTLQNVVHQYPSPTDDKAFRVGPVNLTFYPGEIVMIIGGNGSGKSTLAKLITGLYTPQSGQII